Proteins co-encoded in one Nitrospiraceae bacterium genomic window:
- a CDS encoding helix-hairpin-helix domain-containing protein has translation MARVWMAAVAVVGAVAAVGCVSDRKYQEALSEADVAKTELATTRAQKSALEQQVKTLKELNVKFSNDAQAAHDELERIQHGRDKERSGIETRTKELEDRVKQLAAQNRAVRAEYEDVKRHNETLKSLVARYQKELKERSQPVTGTLPPTTANPPSPPMVAPSAMNAPAAASSSVNLNRATASDMVLALGLSKDMADRIVANRPYRVKGELVAKNVVPKETFDMIKDRISVNP, from the coding sequence ATGGCACGTGTGTGGATGGCGGCGGTCGCTGTAGTCGGCGCAGTTGCAGCGGTGGGGTGCGTCAGCGACCGGAAGTACCAAGAAGCCCTGAGTGAAGCTGATGTGGCTAAGACTGAATTGGCCACCACTCGGGCGCAGAAAAGTGCTTTGGAACAGCAGGTCAAGACGCTGAAAGAACTCAACGTCAAGTTCAGCAATGATGCGCAAGCCGCCCATGATGAGTTGGAACGCATACAGCATGGACGAGACAAGGAACGCAGTGGCATTGAAACCCGAACCAAGGAACTGGAAGACAGGGTCAAGCAGTTGGCCGCTCAGAATCGTGCGGTTCGCGCCGAGTATGAAGACGTCAAGCGACACAACGAAACGCTGAAGTCCTTGGTGGCGCGCTATCAGAAGGAACTCAAAGAGCGTTCCCAGCCTGTCACAGGGACGTTGCCTCCGACGACAGCCAATCCACCATCGCCGCCGATGGTCGCTCCCTCAGCAATGAACGCACCTGCAGCTGCGTCGTCTTCCGTGAACCTCAATCGAGCGACCGCGAGTGATATGGTCCTCGCTCTGGGGCTATCAAAAGATATGGCGGATCGTATCGTTGCCAACCGCCCATACCGGGTCAAGGGCGAATTGGTGGCGAAGAATGTTGTGCCGAAAGAGACCTTCGACATGATCAAAGATCGGATCAGCGTCAATCCCTAA
- a CDS encoding efflux RND transporter periplasmic adaptor subunit — translation MRRLVLIVGVLTIGLVIGGYVFFNGERKAPIRYRFASIERGTVVSLVTATGMINPVVSVQVGTQVSGMVKSLHADFNSVVKAGDVVAVIDPEPFKARRDQAASNLEMVKANAARARTDLSQRKRELDRAKSLVAQQFVSENDVDIALTNFQGAEAQVNLVVAQVKHAEAALNAAELDLKYTVIRSPVNGIVVARNVEVGQTVAASFATPNLFLIALDLTKMQVDTNVSESDIGGMTEGKEATFTVDAYPGQRFFGTIRQVRLAPINVQNVVTYNVVVKVDNQDLRLKPGMTANVSIVVAQKEDVLKIPNAALRFVPPRADQVGHEGKPVRTSSNQPGSSPSGSLLSTNRSVWKQGPDGELESIQVQTGISDGTATELVSGSLSEGDEVIVGIEQLRGERKASDLPPGFGSGGQRRSRDRGM, via the coding sequence ATGCGGCGGCTGGTGCTTATTGTCGGCGTCCTGACGATCGGATTGGTCATCGGAGGCTATGTTTTCTTCAACGGGGAACGGAAAGCCCCTATTCGTTATCGATTCGCCTCAATCGAACGGGGAACAGTCGTGTCATTAGTGACGGCCACTGGCATGATCAATCCTGTCGTCTCAGTTCAAGTCGGCACTCAGGTGTCGGGAATGGTCAAGAGTCTACACGCCGATTTCAATTCTGTGGTGAAGGCGGGCGATGTCGTGGCTGTGATCGATCCGGAGCCGTTCAAGGCTCGCAGGGATCAGGCCGCCAGTAATCTGGAAATGGTTAAGGCGAATGCGGCTCGAGCGAGGACGGACCTCTCGCAGCGCAAACGCGAACTGGACCGGGCTAAGTCACTCGTAGCCCAACAGTTTGTCTCAGAAAATGACGTGGACATTGCCTTGACGAATTTTCAGGGCGCTGAGGCGCAGGTCAACCTCGTCGTGGCGCAGGTGAAGCACGCCGAAGCGGCGCTGAATGCGGCGGAATTGGACCTCAAGTATACGGTTATTCGTTCACCGGTCAATGGCATCGTGGTTGCCAGAAATGTCGAAGTCGGCCAGACTGTCGCAGCGAGTTTTGCGACGCCAAATCTCTTTCTAATCGCGTTGGACCTGACAAAGATGCAGGTTGATACGAATGTCAGCGAATCGGACATCGGTGGGATGACGGAAGGCAAAGAAGCTACGTTCACGGTTGATGCCTATCCGGGCCAACGGTTTTTCGGGACCATTCGACAAGTTCGGCTGGCTCCCATTAACGTGCAAAACGTCGTGACGTACAACGTCGTGGTCAAGGTTGATAATCAAGATCTGAGGCTGAAGCCGGGAATGACGGCGAACGTTTCGATCGTGGTCGCCCAGAAGGAAGACGTGCTCAAGATACCGAATGCGGCATTGCGGTTCGTACCCCCGCGAGCTGACCAGGTCGGTCATGAAGGCAAACCAGTACGAACCTCCTCGAACCAGCCTGGTTCGTCACCTAGTGGGAGTCTTCTATCGACGAATCGCTCGGTCTGGAAACAGGGACCAGACGGAGAGCTGGAATCCATTCAGGTGCAGACCGGGATTTCCGATGGAACTGCAACAGAACTTGTCTCAGGCTCCTTATCTGAAGGGGATGAAGTCATCGTCGGGATCGAGCAGCTTCGAGGGGAACGAAAAGCAAGCGATTTACCTCCAGGGTTCGGGAGTGGAGGGCAGCGACGGTCTCGTGACCGGGGCATGTAA
- a CDS encoding ABC transporter ATP-binding protein produces the protein MPPLIACDNIWKIYSVGDVEVHALRGLSLMIDQEEFVAIMGSSGSGKSTLMNIIGCLDQPTRGHYWLNGADVSHLRPDQLADIRNRQIGFVFQSFNLIPRTSALENAQLPLFYRKLSLKEQRGQAAAALERVGLRGREHHYPTQLSGGQQQRVAIARALVTSPSILLADEPTGNLDTQSSQEIMGILDKLNREEGLTIILVTHEPEIAAYASREVTIKDGQVLSDRMTKARPPSSVV, from the coding sequence ATGCCTCCCCTGATCGCGTGCGACAACATCTGGAAGATTTATTCCGTCGGAGACGTCGAAGTTCACGCACTGCGCGGTCTGAGTCTCATGATCGACCAGGAAGAGTTCGTCGCGATCATGGGGTCATCCGGGTCCGGCAAATCGACGCTCATGAACATCATCGGCTGCCTCGACCAACCGACGAGAGGGCACTATTGGTTGAACGGAGCCGACGTGAGTCATCTACGACCCGATCAGTTGGCCGACATTCGAAATCGGCAGATCGGATTTGTGTTTCAGAGCTTCAATCTGATTCCTCGGACGAGTGCGCTTGAGAATGCCCAGCTTCCGTTGTTCTATCGCAAGCTGTCGCTCAAGGAACAGCGAGGACAGGCCGCGGCGGCCTTAGAGCGGGTCGGGCTGCGGGGGAGAGAACACCATTATCCGACACAGTTGTCTGGTGGACAGCAACAACGAGTCGCAATCGCGCGAGCGTTGGTGACTTCACCTTCCATACTCCTTGCTGATGAGCCGACCGGAAACCTGGATACGCAGTCGAGTCAGGAAATCATGGGAATTTTGGACAAACTGAATCGGGAGGAAGGTCTGACGATCATCCTGGTCACACATGAACCGGAAATCGCCGCTTATGCCTCGCGAGAAGTTACGATCAAGGACGGACAGGTGTTGAGCGACCGGATGACGAAAGCGCGTCCCCCTTCGAGTGTCGTTTGA
- a CDS encoding ABC transporter permease, with product MPAFVWLTVVTAIRILGRNRLRAGLTMLGIVIGVAAVIAMVSIGEGAKRAVQAQIATMGTNVIIMWPGATTASGVRGAQGSAVTLTVSDAIELKKRIPLLVDTGWAKRDVMQIVNGNRNWNGTINGVSPSYLTIRDWSFTSGGPFTQADLDSAARVALIGQTVAENLFDPGEEPVGAVIRIKNVPFRIIGVLAPKGQSAQGSDQDDVIFIPFSTAERKVFGTWFIGSVGSLFASTDRTEDLPEAVEQIREVIRARHRLQLDQGDDFTVRTQVDIGKVQEGTSQTLTMMLFAIASVSLLVGGIGIMNILLVSVTERTKEIGVRMAVGAKRRHIVMQFLIEAMTLSLVGGIVGILVGIVGAKLTTVVAGWPTIISVNVVTTAFFFSLVVGLFFGLYPANKAARLNPIEALRYE from the coding sequence ATGCCGGCGTTCGTATGGCTCACCGTGGTCACCGCGATCAGGATCCTTGGGCGCAATCGCTTGCGCGCCGGACTGACGATGCTCGGTATCGTCATCGGGGTTGCTGCGGTGATTGCGATGGTGAGCATCGGAGAAGGGGCCAAGCGTGCGGTCCAGGCGCAGATTGCGACGATGGGGACCAACGTGATCATCATGTGGCCCGGCGCAACGACAGCGAGTGGGGTTCGAGGGGCCCAGGGGAGCGCAGTGACCCTGACGGTATCTGATGCGATCGAATTGAAGAAACGGATTCCGTTGCTGGTCGACACGGGCTGGGCCAAACGTGATGTGATGCAAATCGTGAATGGGAATCGGAATTGGAACGGGACGATCAACGGGGTTTCACCGAGCTATCTGACCATCCGCGATTGGTCCTTCACCAGTGGCGGGCCCTTCACGCAGGCAGACTTGGACAGTGCGGCACGTGTCGCGCTGATCGGCCAGACGGTCGCAGAGAACCTCTTCGATCCGGGTGAGGAGCCGGTTGGGGCAGTCATCCGAATCAAAAACGTGCCGTTCCGGATTATTGGTGTGCTTGCTCCCAAGGGCCAGTCCGCGCAGGGATCGGATCAAGATGATGTGATTTTCATTCCCTTCAGTACGGCGGAGCGCAAGGTCTTTGGGACATGGTTCATCGGCTCCGTGGGGTCGCTGTTCGCATCGACGGACCGAACCGAAGACCTGCCGGAGGCTGTCGAGCAGATTCGAGAGGTGATCCGAGCCCGGCATCGGCTCCAGCTGGACCAGGGCGACGATTTCACGGTCCGGACACAAGTCGATATTGGGAAGGTGCAGGAAGGCACGAGTCAAACATTGACGATGATGTTGTTTGCAATCGCCTCAGTCTCCCTGCTGGTCGGCGGCATTGGTATCATGAATATCCTATTGGTGTCGGTGACGGAGCGAACCAAGGAGATCGGTGTTCGAATGGCAGTGGGCGCGAAACGCCGGCACATCGTGATGCAATTTCTGATTGAAGCGATGACCCTGAGCCTGGTGGGCGGGATCGTTGGTATCCTGGTTGGGATCGTCGGTGCTAAGCTCACAACGGTGGTGGCGGGCTGGCCGACGATTATTTCCGTCAATGTGGTGACGACCGCGTTTTTCTTCTCTCTCGTTGTCGGGCTCTTCTTCGGCCTTTACCCTGCCAATAAAGCTGCTCGGCTGAACCCCATCGAAGCCTTACGCTACGAATAA
- a CDS encoding RusA family crossover junction endodeoxyribonuclease, whose product MLTLPVPPSVNHQYATVNGRRLLSSAGRAYKAHVGQLVWLALTQSTLRSSLLSRLKSESLALSIRFYFTSALRRDVDGGLKIAQDALCEGLGINDNRIVETHLYKNVDKANPRIEVLLSTMRNTSHSLVTE is encoded by the coding sequence ATGCTGACATTACCAGTGCCTCCTAGCGTGAATCACCAATATGCCACCGTCAATGGACGCCGGCTGCTTTCCTCCGCAGGTCGTGCCTACAAAGCCCATGTGGGACAATTGGTCTGGCTGGCCTTGACGCAATCAACACTCCGATCTAGTTTGCTGTCGCGGCTCAAGTCGGAATCGCTGGCGCTCTCGATTCGATTCTATTTCACCTCGGCACTGCGTCGGGATGTCGATGGCGGGCTCAAGATCGCACAGGATGCGCTCTGCGAAGGGCTGGGGATTAACGACAACCGCATCGTCGAAACTCATCTCTATAAAAATGTCGATAAAGCCAATCCGCGCATCGAAGTCCTGCTCTCGACGATGCGCAACACATCACATAGTCTCGTGACCGAGTAG
- the mraZ gene encoding division/cell wall cluster transcriptional repressor MraZ, whose translation MFAGEYLCKVDEKGRFIVPSPIREQVESDGQAVVFLKGPEESILIYSMKEWEKVLERTKTTLDEDQSRLFMHFVVSEAGTSEIDKAGRILIPGRLRKLVPLDEDQEIILVGLYHRMEIWNPSEWRRYIARSEDRYEQNMAKILNLL comes from the coding sequence ATGTTCGCCGGTGAATACCTCTGCAAAGTCGATGAGAAGGGCCGGTTCATCGTCCCATCACCCATTCGCGAGCAAGTCGAGTCGGATGGACAGGCGGTGGTCTTTCTCAAAGGGCCCGAAGAATCGATTCTCATTTACTCGATGAAGGAGTGGGAGAAGGTTCTCGAACGAACGAAGACCACGCTGGACGAGGACCAGAGTCGACTCTTCATGCACTTTGTCGTATCCGAAGCCGGCACGTCAGAAATCGACAAGGCCGGCCGCATACTGATACCCGGACGGCTCAGGAAACTCGTCCCGCTGGACGAAGACCAGGAGATTATCCTCGTCGGCCTGTACCATCGCATGGAGATCTGGAACCCGAGCGAATGGCGCCGCTACATCGCACGCTCCGAAGATCGATACGAGCAAAACATGGCCAAGATTCTCAATCTCCTCTGA
- a CDS encoding helix-turn-helix domain-containing protein, whose product MAKEPKSEIMTAEETCRYLKITQRTLYRYLRSRQIPAFKLGKEWRFVRSDLEQWIRDRIRSPLAS is encoded by the coding sequence ATGGCCAAAGAGCCCAAGAGCGAAATCATGACGGCGGAAGAGACGTGCCGCTATTTGAAGATCACCCAGCGGACACTCTACCGCTACTTGCGCAGCCGCCAGATTCCTGCCTTCAAGCTCGGGAAAGAATGGCGATTTGTGCGCTCGGATCTGGAACAATGGATTCGCGATCGAATCAGGAGCCCGCTCGCCTCGTGA
- a CDS encoding zinc ribbon domain-containing protein, with translation MPIYEYRCLACQKRNTILVLSLAKQSALSCKHCGSVKLERLMSRFAAPKSEEARIEALADPSNLGDLDESDPQSMERFMRKMGREMGEDFGDDLSRGMEPDQTDLSESGDTDSL, from the coding sequence ATGCCGATTTACGAATATCGCTGCCTCGCCTGCCAGAAACGGAACACGATTCTGGTCCTGAGCCTCGCGAAGCAATCAGCACTGTCTTGCAAACACTGTGGCAGCGTTAAACTCGAACGTCTGATGTCCAGGTTTGCGGCGCCGAAGTCCGAGGAAGCCCGCATCGAGGCGCTTGCCGATCCCAGCAATCTCGGTGATCTTGACGAAAGCGACCCACAAAGCATGGAACGGTTCATGCGAAAGATGGGACGAGAAATGGGCGAAGACTTCGGCGACGATTTGTCAAGAGGTATGGAGCCTGATCAAACCGATCTGTCGGAATCAGGTGATACTGACAGTCTCTGA
- a CDS encoding ComF family protein, producing MDYVGMAGRIFGLYREALRFLLPVECAACGRPLSTDPIPFFCQACWYRIAPFRQPSCARCDQPFVSESATSYTPDRHCQDCEKHPPAYERAWTLYPYVPPLQHAIRLFKYRGKVALARPLADLMIAALPKNLDFDIMLPVPLHQGRLRAREFNQSLLLADHIARHLTWRVSADNLVRMVATEPQTTLSRRARLRNLRKTFAVREPRGIIDQRILLIDDVYTTGTTVNECAKALKKVGVASVTVLTLARTVDASLVPDHIFAEHAPSSLTAFGV from the coding sequence ATGGATTATGTCGGTATGGCAGGCCGAATATTCGGGCTCTACCGCGAAGCTCTACGATTCCTGTTACCGGTCGAATGCGCCGCCTGTGGACGTCCACTCAGCACCGACCCAATTCCTTTCTTTTGTCAAGCTTGCTGGTACCGCATTGCCCCGTTTCGCCAGCCCTCTTGTGCGCGTTGTGATCAACCGTTCGTCTCGGAATCCGCAACCTCTTATACGCCGGATCGCCACTGCCAAGATTGTGAGAAGCACCCTCCGGCGTACGAACGGGCCTGGACGCTATACCCTTATGTTCCGCCGCTGCAACATGCCATTCGCCTATTTAAATATCGAGGGAAAGTCGCGCTGGCTCGGCCACTGGCTGATCTGATGATTGCAGCTTTGCCGAAGAATCTCGACTTTGACATCATGCTCCCCGTGCCGTTGCACCAAGGCAGGCTCCGCGCTCGCGAATTCAATCAATCGCTGTTACTGGCTGATCACATCGCGCGGCACCTGACCTGGCGGGTTTCCGCTGACAATCTGGTGCGTATGGTCGCGACAGAGCCTCAAACCACACTGTCTCGTCGGGCCCGTTTGCGAAATCTGCGCAAGACATTTGCTGTCCGCGAGCCTCGCGGAATCATCGATCAACGCATTCTCCTGATCGACGATGTCTATACGACGGGAACAACCGTCAACGAATGTGCCAAGGCACTCAAAAAAGTAGGAGTCGCCTCGGTGACAGTCCTGACGTTAGCCCGGACGGTCGATGCCAGCCTGGTTCCCGATCATATTTTCGCTGAACACGCGCCGTCTTCGTTAACGGCTTTCGGAGTGTGA
- a CDS encoding ABC transporter ATP-binding protein yields the protein MVKLDQVSKTFDRGGVTVTALDRVTVEVSAGDFCAFIGPSGCGKSTLLNLVAGLDHPTSGAIILNGRPTDRFSSNEWTHVRREWLGLVFQAFHLVPGLTAAENVAFPLLLRGERGAAVRTRVDEVLELVGMTHRQNHRPGELSGGEQQRVAVARAMVHRPRVILADEPTGNLDSQHGGEIVTLLRTLVTHFRLTVLLVTHSAAAAEAADYTWTMRDGRLITKTSQRPVPVEA from the coding sequence ATGGTCAAGCTTGATCAGGTGTCAAAAACCTTCGACCGTGGCGGGGTGACGGTCACGGCATTGGATCGTGTGACGGTTGAAGTCTCCGCGGGTGACTTCTGTGCTTTCATCGGTCCCAGCGGGTGTGGGAAAAGCACATTGCTGAATCTGGTCGCAGGGTTGGATCATCCGACCTCCGGAGCGATCATCCTCAATGGCAGGCCAACCGACCGGTTTTCGAGCAACGAATGGACTCACGTGCGGCGTGAGTGGCTGGGCCTCGTTTTTCAGGCGTTCCACCTCGTCCCCGGGCTGACCGCGGCAGAAAATGTGGCGTTCCCCCTCCTCTTGCGCGGAGAACGTGGCGCGGCAGTGCGGACACGGGTTGATGAGGTACTGGAACTGGTCGGCATGACTCATCGCCAGAACCATCGTCCCGGTGAACTCTCGGGTGGCGAGCAGCAGCGGGTGGCGGTCGCCAGAGCTATGGTCCATCGCCCCCGCGTGATTCTCGCGGACGAGCCGACCGGGAATTTGGATTCTCAGCATGGAGGGGAAATTGTCACGTTGCTACGCACCTTAGTGACGCACTTTCGACTGACCGTGCTACTTGTCACCCACAGTGCCGCCGCCGCGGAGGCCGCCGATTACACCTGGACGATGCGGGACGGGCGCCTTATCACCAAAACATCCCAACGACCTGTGCCGGTGGAAGCCTGA
- a CDS encoding dihydroorotate oxidase, with translation MDLSTTIAGVKFPSCFMNASGALCVTRDELLALGRSRAGAIVTKSMTAEAREGNPSPRYYGFPGGSINSMGLPNLGYKAYAALIPELKRCGKPVIASVAGLCEEDFPTIAQVINASGPDLIEVNLSCPNIPGKPQIGYDAEASERLLKRLRKIITVPMGVKLPPYFDPAHHKIMGDVIGRCSVDFLNLINSVGNGLVVDPEREAAVIKPKGGFGGLGGAMIKPVALANVRAFWRIFEGRMPIIGTGGVMDGVDAFEHFLCGASAVQIGTVLVEEGIEVFGRLEMELTAQLTKRGYRAPADCRGKLREL, from the coding sequence ATGGATCTGTCGACAACGATCGCCGGTGTGAAATTCCCCAGCTGCTTCATGAATGCGTCGGGTGCCTTGTGCGTGACGCGAGACGAACTTTTGGCCTTGGGTCGATCACGTGCCGGTGCGATCGTGACGAAATCGATGACCGCCGAGGCCAGGGAGGGGAATCCTTCTCCGCGCTATTACGGGTTTCCCGGTGGATCGATCAATTCCATGGGGCTCCCCAATCTTGGGTACAAAGCCTATGCCGCATTAATTCCTGAACTCAAGCGGTGTGGGAAACCCGTGATAGCCAGCGTGGCAGGACTCTGCGAAGAAGACTTCCCGACGATTGCCCAGGTGATCAATGCGAGCGGGCCTGATCTGATCGAGGTAAACCTTTCCTGCCCGAACATTCCTGGCAAACCGCAGATCGGTTACGATGCCGAGGCTTCCGAACGGCTCCTCAAGCGTCTGCGGAAAATCATTACCGTCCCGATGGGCGTCAAGCTCCCGCCCTACTTTGATCCCGCACATCACAAGATAATGGGAGATGTGATCGGTCGGTGTAGCGTTGATTTCCTGAATCTGATCAACTCCGTCGGGAACGGTCTCGTCGTCGATCCGGAGCGCGAAGCGGCAGTGATCAAACCCAAAGGCGGGTTCGGTGGACTCGGCGGGGCCATGATTAAACCGGTCGCGCTCGCAAATGTCCGGGCCTTTTGGAGGATTTTCGAGGGACGCATGCCGATCATCGGTACTGGCGGCGTTATGGATGGAGTGGATGCGTTCGAACATTTCTTGTGCGGGGCGTCTGCCGTTCAGATTGGAACAGTGCTGGTAGAGGAAGGGATCGAGGTGTTTGGCCGCCTTGAAATGGAGTTGACTGCTCAACTCACCAAAAGGGGATATCGGGCACCAGCGGACTGTCGCGGGAAGTTGAGGGAGCTTTAA
- a CDS encoding response regulator transcription factor — translation MGASAAAQHKHQPMPEDAAIEQLTPRQRDILRLVALGHTNREIATLLEISVRTVEVHRFNLMRRLEVRNVAQLLRRALQMGLLSKNFGAK, via the coding sequence GTGGGAGCCAGTGCCGCCGCCCAACACAAACACCAGCCCATGCCAGAAGACGCTGCGATCGAACAGCTGACACCCCGTCAACGGGACATTCTCCGCCTTGTTGCACTCGGCCATACCAACCGCGAGATCGCAACTTTGCTGGAGATCAGCGTTCGAACGGTCGAAGTTCACCGCTTCAACCTGATGCGACGGTTGGAAGTCCGCAACGTGGCGCAATTGCTCAGACGAGCCCTGCAGATGGGCTTGCTTTCGAAGAACTTCGGGGCCAAATAG